The proteins below come from a single Treponema phagedenis genomic window:
- a CDS encoding LemA family protein translates to MTKGLKTTLIVVGVIVVIGFMLYNFFVGNYNSMVTQEEGVKSAWSQVENVYQRRLDLIPNLVSTVKGYAKHEQDTFTKLAEARSQAGGVIKIDEDMLDDPEKFAKFQKAQNQLGSSLQRLLAVAENYPELKANQNFLDLQSQLEGTENRIAVERKRYNEVVQQYNGFIRVFPKSFIANMFGFRPKAYFQADEEASKAPKVEF, encoded by the coding sequence ATGACTAAAGGATTAAAAACAACACTGATTGTTGTCGGTGTAATAGTTGTTATAGGTTTTATGCTTTATAACTTTTTTGTCGGCAATTATAACAGCATGGTTACACAGGAAGAAGGCGTTAAGTCTGCATGGAGCCAGGTTGAAAATGTGTACCAAAGACGCTTGGATCTTATTCCCAATTTGGTTTCAACAGTAAAAGGTTATGCAAAGCACGAACAGGACACGTTTACCAAACTTGCCGAAGCTCGCTCGCAAGCAGGCGGTGTTATCAAAATTGACGAAGACATGCTTGATGACCCCGAAAAATTTGCAAAGTTCCAAAAAGCGCAAAATCAGTTGGGCAGCTCCTTGCAACGGCTGTTAGCGGTAGCGGAAAACTATCCCGAATTAAAGGCAAATCAGAACTTTCTGGATTTACAAAGCCAGCTGGAAGGAACTGAAAACCGTATTGCGGTAGAACGAAAACGCTATAACGAGGTAGTACAGCAGTACAATGGTTTTATCAGGGTTTTTCCCAAATCCTTCATTGCAAATATGTTCGGCTTTAGACCAAAAGCGTACTTTCAAGCGGATGAAGAGGCTTCAAAAGCTCCGAAAGTTGAGTTTTAA
- a CDS encoding TPM domain-containing protein: MKKRIAFFIFFVLCFIATALEVPPLKEPVTDLAGVLDTAEHTKISDFLTKLDTSSQVQIAVLIIPSLEGESLEDYSMQVAEKWKIGQKGKDSGVILLIANDEHKIRIEVGYGLEGFITDAKASSIIRNVIAPEFKKNNYGEGIYQAVQNLAGLALEDESLISDKLNTEEDSDGTPWLLIIIIVAVFLLVGGLQGKRRSGSPSFGRGFSSGIGGGFSGDSGNFGGGGGFSSGGGSSFSGGSSFSGGGGSFGGGGASGGW; the protein is encoded by the coding sequence GTGAAAAAAAGAATTGCATTTTTTATTTTTTTTGTTCTCTGTTTTATTGCGACAGCATTGGAAGTTCCGCCGCTTAAAGAACCGGTAACAGACCTTGCGGGAGTATTGGATACAGCCGAGCATACAAAAATTTCCGATTTTTTAACAAAACTCGATACATCCAGTCAGGTTCAAATTGCGGTTTTAATCATTCCTTCGTTGGAAGGAGAATCCTTAGAAGATTATTCGATGCAGGTCGCTGAAAAATGGAAAATCGGGCAAAAGGGAAAAGATTCGGGGGTTATCCTGCTTATTGCAAACGATGAGCATAAAATTCGTATTGAGGTAGGCTATGGGCTTGAAGGCTTTATCACCGATGCAAAAGCCTCATCAATTATTCGCAATGTGATTGCGCCGGAATTTAAGAAAAACAACTATGGTGAAGGAATATACCAAGCGGTACAAAACCTTGCCGGTCTTGCCCTAGAAGATGAAAGCCTTATTTCAGATAAACTGAATACAGAAGAAGATTCCGACGGCACCCCATGGCTCCTCATTATAATCATAGTGGCTGTTTTTTTATTAGTTGGCGGTTTACAGGGCAAACGGCGAAGCGGTTCCCCAAGTTTCGGCCGAGGCTTTTCAAGCGGTATAGGCGGAGGCTTTTCCGGCGACAGCGGTAATTTTGGCGGAGGCGGAGGCTTCTCGAGCGGCGGCGGCAGTTCTTTCAGCGGCGGCAGTTCTTTCAGCGGCGGTGGTGGAAGCTTTGGCGGCGGCGGGGCTTCAGGCGGCTGGTAA
- a CDS encoding TPM domain-containing protein has product MKKKIAVFVFFLLCFIAAALEVPPLKWPVTDTAGILTKDEHEKIYAFLRKTEANSSLQIAVLIIPALQGEVLENYSMRVAEKWKIGKKGKDSGVILLVSKNDRKIRIEVGYGLEGFITDAKASSIIRNVIAPQFRKEKYGEGIYQAVENIAGLALQDEALFQA; this is encoded by the coding sequence ATGAAAAAAAAGATTGCCGTTTTTGTTTTTTTTCTTCTTTGTTTTATTGCGGCGGCGTTGGAGGTTCCGCCGTTGAAATGGCCGGTAACCGATACGGCGGGTATACTGACCAAAGACGAGCATGAGAAAATTTACGCTTTTTTGCGAAAGACAGAGGCAAACTCAAGTCTGCAAATTGCCGTGTTAATCATTCCGGCATTACAGGGAGAAGTACTTGAAAACTATTCCATGCGGGTTGCAGAAAAATGGAAAATAGGCAAAAAGGGAAAAGACTCGGGTGTTATTTTGCTTGTTTCAAAAAATGACCGTAAAATTCGTATTGAGGTCGGTTACGGACTTGAAGGCTTTATCACCGACGCAAAGGCTTCTTCGATTATCCGCAATGTCATCGCTCCGCAATTTAGAAAAGAAAAATACGGTGAAGGCATTTACCAAGCGGTAGAAAATATTGCGGGACTTGCCTTGCAAGATGAAGCCTTGTTTCAAGCATAG
- a CDS encoding TPM domain-containing protein: MKKRISVIFLSFLCLVAIALEVPPLKEPVTDLAGILSETEHKEISDFLLKTDSSSALQIAVLIIPSLKGEVLEDYSIRVAKEWKIGQKGKDSGVILLVSKNDRKIRIEVGYGLEGSITDAKAASIIRNVIAPQFKKEKYGEGIYQAVQNIAGLALEDESLISDTLKTEDDYDTLGIVSIILYIIAFFMALPILAVPFVIVIMMLRIIWWTTCLILGIEYKPLFPKFMNSSSGGSYSGSSYSSSSYSSSSSSSYSGGGGSFGGGGASGGW, encoded by the coding sequence ATGAAAAAGAGGATCAGCGTTATTTTCCTTTCTTTTCTCTGCCTTGTTGCAATAGCCCTGGAGGTTCCGCCGCTTAAAGAACCGGTAACCGACCTTGCAGGCATATTGAGCGAAACCGAGCACAAAGAAATTTCCGATTTTTTACTAAAAACAGACTCAAGCTCAGCTTTGCAAATTGCCGTGTTAATTATTCCGTCATTAAAAGGTGAAGTACTTGAAGACTATTCAATACGGGTTGCAAAAGAATGGAAAATCGGACAAAAAGGAAAAGATTCAGGAGTTATCCTGCTTGTTTCAAAAAATGACCGTAAAATCCGTATCGAAGTTGGCTACGGACTTGAAGGCTCCATAACCGATGCAAAAGCCGCCTCAATTATCCGCAATGTCATCGCTCCGCAATTTAAAAAAGAAAAATACGGCGAAGGCATTTATCAGGCGGTGCAAAATATTGCGGGGCTTGCCTTGGAAGATGAAAGCCTTATTTCAGATACGCTGAAGACAGAAGATGACTACGATACACTGGGTATTGTTTCAATTATTTTATATATCATAGCCTTTTTTATGGCATTACCGATACTGGCAGTTCCTTTTGTTATCGTTATAATGATGCTTCGGATTATATGGTGGACAACCTGTCTCATACTCGGCATTGAATACAAACCCTTATTCCCCAAGTTTATGAATAGTTCATCGGGAGGCAGTTATAGCGGCAGCAGTTATAGTAGTAGCAGCTATAGCAGTAGCAGTAGCAGCTCGTATAGCGGCGGCGGTGGAAGCTTTGGCGGCGGGGGAGCTTCAGGCGGTTGGTAG